The Micromonospora sp. NBC_01740 genome includes a window with the following:
- a CDS encoding hemolysin family protein, producing the protein MREAGAPGPRRRARGRPRREPGPLPRAVARMVVRAADAATRAVTALLGASPAAGRERISEAELRDLVAANTLLDPVERRIIDEVLAAGASLVREVMMPRTEVVFLSARHTIAEAERLVRAETHTRYPVVDGTHDDVVGFVHLRDVLLRPDLDPRTTVGELTREVKRLPGSKRVLAALSEMRRERHHLAVVVDEYGGTAGIVTLEDLIEELIGEIHDEYDTAPEPVHAGLPAVVDGRLNLADFAERTGVSLPPGPYETVGGFVMAALGRLPVAGDEVPVTAGPAADGGAAPDDPSGGWLLRVLTLEGRRVARLTVTAGRLPEPRREAAAPTPTGRSRPAGPS; encoded by the coding sequence ATGCGGGAAGCGGGTGCTCCCGGGCCGCGGCGACGCGCCCGGGGCCGGCCACGCCGCGAGCCGGGGCCGCTGCCCCGGGCCGTCGCCCGGATGGTGGTGCGCGCCGCCGACGCCGCCACCCGGGCGGTGACGGCCCTGCTCGGCGCCAGCCCGGCGGCCGGCCGGGAGCGGATCAGCGAGGCGGAGCTGCGCGACCTGGTGGCCGCCAACACCCTGCTCGACCCGGTCGAGCGCCGGATCATCGACGAGGTGCTGGCCGCGGGCGCGAGCCTGGTCCGCGAGGTGATGATGCCGCGCACCGAGGTCGTCTTCCTCTCCGCCCGGCACACCATCGCCGAGGCGGAGCGGCTGGTCCGGGCCGAGACGCACACCCGCTACCCCGTGGTCGACGGCACCCACGACGACGTGGTCGGCTTCGTGCACCTGCGCGACGTGCTGCTCCGCCCCGACCTCGACCCCCGCACCACCGTCGGCGAGCTGACCCGGGAGGTGAAGCGGCTGCCCGGCAGCAAACGGGTGCTCGCCGCGCTCAGCGAGATGCGCCGGGAACGCCACCACCTCGCCGTCGTGGTCGACGAGTACGGCGGCACCGCCGGCATCGTCACCCTGGAGGACCTGATCGAGGAGCTGATCGGGGAGATCCACGACGAGTACGACACCGCCCCCGAGCCGGTGCACGCGGGCCTGCCCGCCGTGGTGGACGGCCGGCTCAACCTCGCCGACTTCGCCGAGCGCACCGGGGTGAGCCTGCCACCCGGCCCGTACGAGACGGTCGGCGGATTCGTGATGGCCGCGCTGGGCCGGCTCCCGGTCGCCGGCGACGAGGTGCCGGTGACCGCCGGCCCGGCCGCCGACGGCGGCGCGGCACCCGACGACCCGTCCGGCGGATGGCTGCTGCGGGTGCTCACGCTGGAGGGACGACGGGTGGCCCGGCTCACGGTCACCGCCGGGCGCCTGCCGGAGCCACGGCGCGAGGCCGCCGCCCCGACACCGACGGGGCGGAGCCGACCCGCCGGGCCGTCATGA
- the galK gene encoding galactokinase: MTDDVAARATAGFRSAYGEPPAGRWAAPGRANLIGEHTDYNDGFVLPFALPLRTVVAAAPQPGDTWTVCSELTGETVAFGADELAGPGRVDGWGAYVAGVVWALREAGHAAPGARLAIASDVPLGAGLSSSAALEAAVLAALVDLGGLDLPAERRPRLAQRAENDYVGAPTGIMDQSAVIRCRAGHALFLDCRDESVEQVPFDLDAAGLAVLVVDSRAPHRHADGEYAARRGSCERAAGLLGVAALRDVPADGLADALARLDEDETRRRVRHVVTENQRVLDTVALLRAGRVREIGPLLTASHASMRDDFEITVPEIDTAVEAALGAGALGARMTGGGFGGCVLALVDAERADAVAAAVTAAYAERGFAAPGHVTVLPGPGATRLD, translated from the coding sequence GTGACCGACGACGTCGCGGCCCGCGCCACCGCCGGCTTCCGCTCGGCGTACGGCGAGCCGCCCGCCGGCCGCTGGGCGGCTCCCGGGCGGGCGAACCTCATCGGCGAGCACACCGACTACAACGACGGCTTCGTGCTCCCCTTCGCCCTGCCGCTGCGCACGGTGGTGGCAGCCGCCCCGCAGCCCGGCGACACCTGGACGGTCTGCTCCGAGCTCACCGGCGAGACGGTCGCCTTCGGCGCCGACGAGCTGGCCGGGCCCGGCCGGGTCGACGGCTGGGGCGCGTACGTGGCCGGGGTCGTCTGGGCGCTGCGGGAGGCGGGGCACGCGGCACCCGGCGCGCGCCTGGCCATCGCCTCCGACGTGCCGCTGGGCGCCGGGCTGTCCTCCTCGGCCGCGCTGGAGGCCGCCGTGCTGGCCGCCCTGGTCGACCTGGGCGGGCTGGACCTGCCCGCCGAGCGACGGCCCCGGCTGGCCCAGCGGGCGGAGAACGACTACGTGGGCGCGCCGACCGGGATCATGGACCAGTCGGCGGTGATCCGGTGCCGCGCCGGGCACGCGCTCTTCCTCGACTGCCGGGACGAGTCCGTCGAGCAGGTCCCCTTCGACCTGGACGCCGCCGGCCTCGCCGTGCTGGTCGTCGACAGCCGGGCCCCGCACCGGCACGCCGACGGCGAGTACGCCGCCCGCCGCGGCTCCTGCGAGCGGGCCGCCGGGCTGCTCGGCGTCGCGGCGCTGCGGGACGTCCCGGCCGACGGACTGGCCGACGCCCTGGCCCGGCTCGACGAGGACGAGACCCGCCGCCGGGTACGGCACGTCGTCACCGAGAACCAGCGGGTGCTCGACACGGTCGCGCTGCTGCGCGCCGGGCGGGTACGCGAGATCGGCCCGCTGCTGACCGCCTCGCACGCCTCGATGCGCGACGACTTCGAGATCACCGTCCCGGAGATCGACACGGCCGTCGAGGCGGCCCTGGGCGCCGGGGCGCTCGGTGCCCGGATGACCGGCGGCGGCTTCGGCGGCTGCGTCCTCGCCCTCGTCGACGCGGAACGGGCCGACGCGGTCGCCGCCGCCGTCACGGCCGCGTACGCCGAGCGGGGCTTCGCCGCGCCCGGCCACGTCACCGTCCTGCCCGGCCCCGGGGCGACCCGGCTGGACTGA
- a CDS encoding ribose-phosphate diphosphokinase, producing MGSIVAENRKSLMLFSGRGFPELAKEIGEVLGVAPTPADAYEFANGEIFVRFKDSVRGSDAFVVQSVTHGVNTWVMETLIMIDALKRGSAKRITVVLPFYPYARQDKKHRGREPISARLVADLLKTAGANRILTVDLHTAQIQGFFDGPVDHLFAMDILAEYVQHKYAGRPMTVVAPDSGRVRVAERWTDRLGGCPLAFIHKTRDPLKPNQVVANRVVGEVEGRVCLIVDDMIDTGGTICGAADILRESGAADVIVASTHALLSDPATERLKNAPISEVLVTNTLPLPPEKQLDKITVLSIAPLLARAIREVFDDGSVTTLFGGLS from the coding sequence ATGGGCAGCATCGTCGCCGAAAACCGCAAGAGCCTGATGCTTTTTTCCGGACGTGGCTTTCCGGAGTTGGCCAAGGAGATCGGTGAGGTGCTCGGCGTCGCGCCGACGCCGGCCGACGCGTACGAGTTCGCCAACGGCGAGATCTTCGTACGGTTCAAGGACTCGGTACGCGGTTCGGACGCCTTCGTGGTGCAGTCCGTCACGCACGGGGTCAACACGTGGGTCATGGAGACCCTCATCATGATCGACGCGCTGAAGCGCGGTTCGGCCAAGCGCATCACCGTGGTGCTGCCCTTCTACCCGTACGCCCGGCAGGACAAGAAGCACCGCGGCCGGGAGCCGATCTCGGCCCGGCTGGTGGCGGACCTGCTGAAGACGGCCGGGGCGAACCGGATCCTCACCGTCGACCTGCACACCGCGCAGATCCAGGGCTTCTTCGACGGCCCCGTCGACCACCTCTTCGCGATGGACATCCTCGCCGAGTACGTCCAGCACAAGTACGCCGGCCGCCCGATGACGGTGGTCGCGCCGGACTCGGGCCGGGTACGGGTGGCCGAGCGGTGGACCGACCGGCTGGGCGGCTGCCCGCTGGCGTTCATCCACAAGACCCGGGACCCGCTGAAGCCGAACCAGGTGGTGGCGAACCGGGTGGTCGGCGAGGTCGAGGGCCGGGTCTGCCTGATCGTCGACGACATGATCGACACGGGCGGCACGATCTGCGGGGCGGCGGACATCCTCCGGGAGTCCGGCGCGGCCGACGTGATCGTGGCCTCGACGCACGCGCTGCTCTCCGACCCGGCGACCGAGCGGCTGAAGAACGCCCCGATCAGCGAGGTCCTGGTCACCAACACGCTGCCGCTGCCGCCGGAGAAGCAGCTCGACAAGATCACCGTGCTGTCGATCGCGCCGCTGCTGGCGCGGGCGATCCGCGAGGTCTTCGACGACGGCTCCGTGACGACCCTCTTCGGCGGCCTGAGCTGA
- a CDS encoding 50S ribosomal protein L25/general stress protein Ctc: MSEVKISAEPRTEFGKGGARRTRRAGKVPAVLYGHGEKPKHIALPSREFAAAIRKGGANQLFAIEVSDGTQVLALPKAIQRDPIKDTFEHVDLLLVRRGEKVTVEVPVQLTGEAARDTLIVHDHDTLSVTADATKVPDHLEASIEGLEAGTQVTAGDVELPAGVELAADSEQTVASVTAAPTAEQLEATLPEVEEAAEEAEAGVGEETAEAPAAEGEETAEAKTEA, encoded by the coding sequence GTGTCCGAGGTAAAGATCAGCGCCGAGCCCCGCACCGAGTTCGGCAAGGGTGGTGCCCGTCGTACCCGCCGGGCCGGCAAGGTGCCCGCCGTGCTGTACGGCCACGGCGAGAAGCCCAAGCACATCGCGCTGCCGTCGCGTGAGTTCGCCGCCGCGATCCGCAAGGGCGGCGCCAACCAGCTCTTCGCGATCGAGGTCAGCGACGGCACCCAGGTGCTGGCGCTGCCGAAGGCGATCCAGCGCGACCCGATCAAGGACACCTTCGAGCACGTGGACCTGCTGCTGGTCCGCCGGGGCGAGAAGGTCACCGTCGAGGTCCCGGTGCAGCTGACCGGCGAGGCCGCGCGGGACACCCTGATCGTGCACGACCACGACACCCTGTCGGTCACCGCCGACGCCACCAAGGTGCCGGACCACCTGGAGGCCTCGATCGAGGGCCTGGAGGCCGGCACCCAGGTCACCGCCGGCGACGTGGAGCTGCCGGCCGGCGTCGAGCTGGCCGCCGACTCGGAGCAGACCGTCGCTTCGGTGACCGCCGCGCCGACCGCCGAGCAGCTCGAGGCCACCCTCCCCGAGGTCGAGGAGGCCGCCGAGGAGGCCGAGGCCGGCGTCGGCGAGGAGACCGCCGAGGCTCCGGCCGCGGAGGGCGAGGAGACCGCCGAGGCGAAGACCGAGGCCTGA
- the galE gene encoding UDP-glucose 4-epimerase GalE — protein sequence MKLLVTGGAGFIGSVVTRMLLDAGHEVVVLDNLRTGHREALAADATYVDASVHDAARVLTPGAGFDGVLHFAALIAAGESMTRPELYWHANTVGSIALIDAVRAAGVPRLVFSSTAAVYGNPTELPIPETAVKAPTNTYGATKLAVDMALTSEAIGHGLAAVSLRYFNVAGAYLDGDVALGERHDPETHLIPIALEVAAGRREKLQLFGDDYPTVDGTCVRDYIHVADLARAHLLALGAATAGQHRIYNLGNGNGFTNRQVVDVVREVTGHPVPVEVAPRREGDPAELVASSALAREELGWVPQKPTLPDIVADAWAFYRTHVAGPR from the coding sequence GTGAAACTGCTCGTCACCGGCGGCGCCGGCTTCATCGGCAGCGTGGTGACCCGGATGCTGCTCGACGCCGGCCACGAGGTGGTGGTGCTCGACAACCTGCGCACCGGTCACCGGGAGGCGCTCGCCGCCGACGCGACGTACGTCGACGCGTCCGTCCACGACGCCGCGCGGGTGCTCACCCCGGGCGCGGGCTTCGACGGGGTGCTGCACTTCGCCGCGCTGATCGCCGCCGGCGAGTCGATGACCAGGCCCGAGCTCTACTGGCACGCCAACACGGTCGGCTCGATCGCCCTGATCGACGCCGTCCGGGCCGCCGGCGTACCCCGCCTGGTCTTCTCCTCCACCGCCGCCGTCTACGGCAACCCCACTGAGCTGCCGATCCCGGAGACCGCGGTCAAGGCCCCCACCAACACGTACGGCGCCACCAAGCTCGCCGTCGACATGGCCCTCACCTCCGAGGCGATCGGGCACGGCCTGGCCGCCGTCTCGCTGCGCTACTTCAACGTGGCCGGCGCCTACCTCGACGGCGACGTCGCGCTCGGCGAGCGGCACGACCCCGAGACCCACCTGATCCCGATCGCGCTGGAGGTGGCCGCCGGCCGGCGGGAGAAGCTCCAGCTCTTCGGCGACGACTACCCGACCGTCGACGGCACCTGCGTGCGCGACTACATCCACGTCGCCGACCTGGCCCGCGCCCACCTGCTGGCGCTCGGCGCCGCCACCGCCGGCCAGCACCGGATCTACAACCTGGGCAACGGCAACGGCTTCACCAACCGGCAGGTGGTCGACGTGGTCCGCGAGGTCACCGGCCACCCCGTGCCGGTCGAGGTGGCGCCGCGCCGCGAGGGCGACCCCGCCGAGCTGGTCGCGTCGTCCGCGCTGGCCCGCGAGGAGCTGGGCTGGGTGCCGCAGAAGCCGACCCTGCCCGACATCGTCGCCGACGCCTGGGCCTTCTACCGCACGCACGTCGCGGGGCCGCGGTGA
- the cysD gene encoding sulfate adenylyltransferase subunit CysD — protein sequence MTAPAAYQVSHLDALEAESIFVMREVVAEMERPVLLFSGGKDSIVMLRLAQKAFAPANIPFPVMHVDTGHNFPEVLEYRDQRVAELGLQLVVASVPEALASGLVRESGDGMRNRIQTPVLLDAVEKHRFDALFGGARRDEEKARAKERVFSFRDEFGQWDPKNQRPELWSLYNGRHHPGESIRVFPLSNWTELDVWHYIARERIALPSIYYAHEREVVERDGMLYAVNEFFRPRAGEDRFKARVRYRTVGDASCTAAVRSDADTVEKVIEEVAATRITERGATRGDDRVSEAAMEDRKREGYF from the coding sequence ATGACCGCCCCCGCCGCCTACCAGGTGTCGCACCTCGACGCGCTGGAGGCCGAGAGCATCTTCGTGATGCGCGAGGTGGTCGCCGAGATGGAGCGGCCCGTGCTGCTCTTCTCGGGCGGCAAGGACTCGATCGTGATGCTCCGGCTGGCCCAGAAGGCGTTCGCCCCGGCCAACATCCCGTTCCCGGTCATGCACGTGGACACCGGGCACAACTTCCCCGAGGTCCTGGAATACCGGGACCAGCGGGTCGCCGAGCTGGGGCTGCAACTGGTGGTGGCGAGCGTGCCGGAGGCGCTGGCCAGCGGGCTGGTGCGGGAGTCGGGCGACGGGATGCGCAACCGGATCCAGACGCCGGTGCTGCTGGACGCGGTGGAGAAGCACCGGTTCGACGCGCTCTTCGGCGGCGCCCGCCGCGACGAGGAGAAGGCCCGCGCCAAGGAGCGGGTGTTCAGCTTCCGCGACGAGTTCGGCCAGTGGGACCCGAAGAACCAGCGCCCGGAGCTGTGGTCGCTCTACAACGGCCGCCACCACCCGGGCGAGTCGATCCGGGTCTTCCCGCTGTCCAACTGGACCGAGCTGGACGTCTGGCACTACATCGCGCGCGAGCGCATCGCCCTGCCGTCGATCTACTACGCCCACGAGCGCGAGGTGGTCGAGCGCGACGGGATGCTCTACGCGGTCAACGAGTTCTTCCGCCCCCGGGCGGGCGAGGACCGGTTCAAGGCGCGGGTGCGCTACCGGACGGTGGGCGACGCGTCCTGCACGGCGGCGGTCCGTTCCGACGCCGACACGGTCGAGAAGGTCATCGAGGAGGTCGCCGCCACCCGGATCACCGAGCGCGGCGCCACCCGGGGCGACGACCGGGTCAGCGAGGCCGCCATGGAGGACCGCAAGCGGGAGGGCTACTTCTGA
- the pth gene encoding aminoacyl-tRNA hydrolase has protein sequence MTDETGPWLVVGLGNPGREYAGNRHNVGFMVADLLAGRLGARFGRHKRAVAEVAEGRLGLGGPKLVLVKPLTYMNLSGGPVTGLAQFHKVPPGRVVAVHDELDIGYGQVRVKCGGGEGGHNGLRSMSKSLGTKEYVRVRFGVGRPPGRQDPADYVLSDFGAAERKELEFLVDRAADVVESVITRGVEPTQNLYHGV, from the coding sequence GTGACGGACGAGACGGGGCCGTGGCTGGTGGTCGGCCTGGGCAACCCGGGTCGGGAGTACGCCGGCAACCGGCACAACGTCGGCTTCATGGTGGCCGACCTGCTGGCGGGCCGGCTCGGCGCGAGGTTCGGCCGGCACAAGCGGGCGGTGGCGGAGGTCGCCGAGGGGCGGCTCGGGCTCGGCGGGCCGAAGCTGGTGCTGGTCAAGCCGCTGACGTACATGAACCTCTCCGGCGGGCCGGTGACCGGGCTGGCCCAGTTCCACAAGGTGCCGCCGGGCCGGGTGGTCGCGGTGCACGACGAGTTGGACATCGGGTACGGGCAGGTGCGGGTGAAGTGCGGCGGTGGCGAGGGCGGGCACAACGGCCTGCGCTCGATGTCGAAGTCGCTGGGCACGAAGGAGTACGTCCGGGTGCGGTTCGGCGTCGGCCGGCCTCCGGGGCGGCAGGACCCGGCGGACTACGTACTGTCGGATTTCGGCGCGGCGGAGCGCAAGGAGCTGGAGTTCCTGGTGGACCGGGCCGCGGATGTGGTGGAGTCGGTGATCACCAGGGGCGTGGAGCCGACGCAGAACCTCTACCACGGGGTGTGA
- a CDS encoding inositol monophosphatase family protein, producing the protein MGSPPMIDGAFARWLAARAGQALLGLRSEMGFADAGALKSAGDKVSHDLIRTELAKWRPGDAVLSEEDEGSRLAWAAEVNAEAVSRLAADRVWIIDPLDGTREFAEEGRSDWAVHVALWARDAPTPHGLVAGAVGLPAQQRVLGTDYPPAYPQLTPEAAAAPGGRTIRLAASRSRPPVFLTDLAEDVGAHLVPMGSAGAKIAAVVTGEVDAYIHAGGQYEWDSAAPVAVATATGLHASRIDGSALRYNEADPRLPDLLVCREDLASRLLAALQRHSG; encoded by the coding sequence ATGGGCAGTCCTCCGATGATCGACGGCGCTTTCGCCCGGTGGCTGGCGGCCCGGGCCGGTCAGGCGCTGCTCGGCCTGCGGTCCGAGATGGGTTTCGCCGACGCGGGGGCGTTGAAGTCGGCGGGCGACAAGGTCTCGCACGACCTGATCCGCACAGAGCTGGCGAAGTGGCGGCCGGGTGACGCGGTCCTCTCCGAGGAGGACGAGGGTTCGCGGCTGGCCTGGGCGGCGGAGGTGAACGCCGAGGCGGTCTCCCGGCTGGCGGCGGACCGGGTGTGGATCATCGATCCGCTGGACGGCACCCGGGAGTTCGCCGAGGAGGGCCGTTCGGACTGGGCGGTGCACGTGGCGCTCTGGGCGCGTGACGCGCCGACGCCGCACGGGCTGGTGGCGGGCGCGGTCGGGCTGCCGGCGCAGCAACGGGTGCTGGGCACCGACTATCCGCCGGCGTACCCGCAGCTGACCCCGGAGGCGGCCGCGGCGCCCGGCGGGCGGACGATCCGCCTGGCGGCGAGCCGGAGCCGGCCGCCGGTGTTCCTGACCGACCTGGCGGAGGACGTCGGGGCGCACCTGGTGCCGATGGGCTCGGCCGGGGCGAAGATCGCCGCGGTGGTCACCGGTGAGGTGGACGCCTACATCCACGCGGGCGGCCAGTACGAGTGGGACTCGGCCGCGCCGGTCGCTGTGGCGACGGCCACCGGGCTGCACGCTTCCCGGATCGACGGTTCTGCGCTGAGATACAACGAGGCGGATCCGCGCCTGCCGGACCTGCTGGTCTGCCGCGAGGATCTCGCCAGTCGGTTGCTTGCAGCGTTGCAGCGTCATTCCGGGTAG
- a CDS encoding sulfate adenylyltransferase subunit 1, protein MTTETVAPAATETPGRPMDLLRFATAGSVDDGKSTLIGRLLYDTKSLFTDQLAAVEAVSAARGDEYTNLALLTDGLRAEREQGITIDVAYRYFATPRRKFIIADTPGHIQYTRNMVTGASTADLALILVDARKGLVEQSRRHAFLCSLLRVPHLVLCVNKMDLVDFSQEVFERIADEFTAFAAKLDVPDLTVVPISALRGDNIVARSENMPWYEGPSLLHHLERVHIASDRNLVDVRFPVQYVIRPQSTTVTDYRGYAGQVASGVLKPGDEVMVLPSGFTSRIAAVETADGPVAEAFPPMSVTVRLEDEIDISRGDMICRPNNAPAVSQDIEAMVCWMDETRPLQVGGRYAIKHTTRSARAIVRGLHYRLDVNSLHRDESADGLGLNEIGRVRLRTTVPLLADEYRRNRTTGGFVIIDEATNRTVGAGMIVEAQ, encoded by the coding sequence ATGACCACCGAGACCGTCGCGCCCGCGGCCACCGAGACGCCCGGCAGGCCGATGGACCTGCTGCGCTTCGCCACCGCCGGCAGCGTCGACGACGGCAAGTCGACGCTGATCGGCCGGCTGCTTTACGACACGAAGTCGCTCTTCACCGACCAGCTCGCCGCCGTCGAGGCGGTCAGCGCGGCCCGGGGCGACGAGTACACGAACCTGGCGCTGCTCACCGACGGCCTGCGGGCCGAGCGCGAGCAGGGCATCACCATCGACGTGGCGTACCGCTACTTCGCCACCCCCCGGCGGAAGTTCATCATCGCGGACACCCCGGGGCACATCCAGTACACGCGCAACATGGTCACCGGGGCGTCGACGGCCGACCTGGCGCTGATCCTGGTGGACGCCCGCAAGGGCCTGGTCGAGCAGTCCCGCCGGCACGCGTTCCTCTGCTCGCTGCTGCGCGTGCCGCACCTGGTCCTCTGCGTCAACAAGATGGACCTGGTCGACTTCTCGCAGGAGGTCTTCGAGCGGATCGCGGACGAGTTCACCGCGTTCGCCGCGAAGCTCGACGTGCCCGACCTGACGGTGGTGCCGATCTCGGCGCTGCGCGGCGACAACATCGTCGCCCGGTCGGAGAACATGCCCTGGTACGAGGGCCCGTCGCTGCTGCACCACCTGGAGCGGGTGCACATCGCGAGCGACCGCAACCTGGTCGACGTCCGGTTCCCGGTGCAGTACGTGATCCGCCCGCAGTCGACCACCGTGACCGACTACCGGGGCTACGCCGGCCAGGTCGCCTCCGGCGTGCTCAAGCCGGGCGACGAGGTGATGGTGCTGCCGTCCGGGTTCACCAGCCGGATCGCCGCCGTGGAGACCGCCGACGGGCCGGTCGCGGAGGCGTTCCCGCCGATGTCGGTGACCGTACGCCTGGAAGACGAGATCGACATCTCCCGGGGCGACATGATCTGCCGTCCCAACAACGCCCCGGCGGTGTCCCAGGACATCGAGGCGATGGTGTGCTGGATGGACGAGACCCGTCCGCTCCAGGTCGGCGGCAGGTACGCGATCAAGCACACCACCCGCTCCGCGCGGGCGATCGTGCGCGGGCTGCACTACCGGCTGGACGTCAACTCGTTGCACCGCGACGAGTCCGCCGACGGGCTCGGGCTCAACGAGATCGGCCGGGTGCGGTTGCGGACCACCGTGCCGCTGCTCGCGGACGAGTACCGCCGCAACCGGACCACCGGCGGCTTCGTGATCATCGACGAGGCCACCAACCGCACCGTCGGCGCGGGGATGATCGTCGAGGCGCAGTGA
- the glmU gene encoding bifunctional UDP-N-acetylglucosamine diphosphorylase/glucosamine-1-phosphate N-acetyltransferase GlmU: protein MAARLFAVPTGARVVSQPHLRTVVVLAAGEGKRMKSALPKVLHPLLGRTLVGHVLAAAAPLAADRTVVVVGHGADQVRAHLAEIAPEATPVLQAEQLGTGHAVRIALDAAPDATGTVVVINGDVPLLRPETVAALVAAHEEARAAATVLAAEVPDPTGLGRIVRDTDGRLEQIVEERDATPAQRAIREINAGIYAFDAARLRDALGKLSTDNDQGEEYLTDVFALLGSAGEPVAVHVAADHVETLGCNDRVELAALRRLLRDRVNEAWMRTGVSLLDPDTTWIDVTVALDRDAVVDQNTQLRGGTVVGTGAVVGPDVTLIDTVVGPGATVLRSHAVGAEVGAGASVGPYAYLRPDARLAEKAKVGTFVEVKNSEVGAGAKVPHLSYVGDATIGAKANIGAATIFVNYDGVNKHRTTVGEGAFVGCDTSLIAPVEVGAGAYVAAGSAIAQDVPAGALGVTRAPQRNIDGWVARKRAGTVSAEAAARAQAADEGASAPGSGASEGEAIHGDAEPVRSAPGAGDTATE from the coding sequence ATGGCCGCGAGACTGTTCGCCGTCCCGACGGGAGCCCGTGTCGTGTCCCAGCCCCACCTCCGCACCGTTGTCGTGCTCGCCGCCGGTGAGGGCAAGCGGATGAAGTCGGCGCTGCCCAAGGTGCTGCACCCGCTGCTCGGCCGTACTCTCGTCGGCCACGTGCTCGCCGCCGCCGCTCCGCTGGCCGCGGACCGCACGGTGGTCGTGGTGGGGCACGGCGCAGACCAGGTCCGCGCGCACCTCGCGGAGATCGCCCCCGAGGCCACCCCGGTGCTCCAGGCCGAGCAGCTCGGCACCGGGCACGCCGTCCGGATCGCGCTGGACGCCGCGCCGGACGCCACCGGCACCGTGGTCGTGATCAACGGTGACGTGCCGCTGCTCCGCCCGGAAACGGTGGCCGCGCTGGTGGCGGCGCACGAGGAGGCACGCGCTGCGGCGACCGTGCTCGCCGCCGAGGTGCCCGACCCGACCGGCCTGGGCCGGATCGTGCGCGACACCGACGGGCGGCTGGAGCAGATCGTCGAGGAGCGCGACGCGACCCCCGCGCAGCGGGCGATCCGGGAGATCAACGCCGGCATCTACGCGTTCGACGCCGCCCGGCTGCGCGACGCGCTGGGCAAGCTGTCGACCGACAACGACCAGGGCGAGGAGTACCTGACCGACGTCTTCGCCCTGCTGGGCTCGGCCGGCGAGCCGGTGGCGGTGCACGTGGCGGCGGACCACGTGGAGACGCTGGGCTGCAACGACCGGGTCGAGCTGGCCGCCCTGCGCCGGCTGCTGCGCGACCGGGTCAACGAGGCGTGGATGCGTACCGGGGTCAGCCTGCTCGACCCGGACACCACCTGGATCGACGTGACGGTCGCTCTCGACCGGGACGCGGTGGTCGACCAGAACACCCAGCTGCGCGGCGGCACGGTGGTCGGCACGGGCGCGGTGGTCGGGCCGGACGTGACGCTGATCGACACCGTCGTCGGCCCGGGCGCCACGGTGCTGCGCAGCCACGCGGTGGGCGCGGAGGTCGGTGCGGGCGCCAGCGTCGGGCCGTACGCGTACCTGCGGCCGGACGCCCGGCTCGCCGAGAAGGCCAAGGTCGGCACGTTCGTCGAGGTGAAGAACTCGGAGGTGGGTGCGGGCGCGAAGGTGCCGCACCTGTCGTACGTGGGGGACGCGACGATCGGCGCGAAGGCCAACATCGGCGCGGCGACGATCTTCGTGAACTACGACGGGGTGAACAAGCACCGCACCACGGTCGGCGAGGGCGCGTTCGTCGGCTGCGACACCAGCCTCATCGCGCCCGTCGAGGTGGGCGCCGGGGCGTACGTGGCGGCGGGCAGCGCGATCGCGCAGGACGTGCCGGCGGGCGCGCTCGGGGTGACCCGGGCGCCGCAGCGCAACATCGACGGCTGGGTGGCCCGCAAGCGGGCGGGCACGGTCTCCGCCGAGGCGGCCGCGCGGGCCCAGGCAGCGGATGAGGGTGCGTCGGCGCCGGGATCCGGGGCAAGTGAAGGTGAGGCAATCCACGGGGATGCCGAGCCGGTCAGGTCGGCCCCGGGCGCGGGGGATACTGCAACCGAATAG